In Osmerus eperlanus chromosome 17, fOsmEpe2.1, whole genome shotgun sequence, a single genomic region encodes these proteins:
- the LOC134037463 gene encoding P2X purinoceptor 5-like: MSGNYWKTRFFSLFDYKTEKYIIAKNKRVGVLYRLVQLFIIGYIIGWVFLTKKGYQETEESIQSSVITKLKGVTVTNTTESGLLVWGPEDYVIPPHGDAALFIVTHFIETPNQKLDFCAESFNVLDGRCSEDEDCVEGETVVAGNGVMSGRCLKRDRNSNGTCEIYGWCPVERKTQPQGPILRKAENFTIYIKNFIRFPKFSFSKSNVLDTSNDSYLKTCLYDEVLHPYCPIFRLGDITNRTGHSFQDMALRGGSVGILIEWNCDLDKSSSKCHPRYRFTRLDISASSDSITSGFNFRHARYYKNAAGESYRTLFKVYGVRLDIMVNGKAGKFSIIPTVINIGSGVALMGAGVFLCDMVLLYLLKKSEFYRERKFEVPRKNKSLKNHNKIEDTKRLEQQQLTDLSPET; encoded by the exons ATGTCCGGGAATTACTGGAAAACACGTTTTTTTTCCTTGTTTGACTATAAGActgaaaaatatataattgcCAAGAACAAGAGAGTCGGCGTTTTATACAGACTTGTACAATTATTCATCATTGGATACATTATTGG GTGGGTTTTCCTGACCAAGAAGGGCTATCAAGAAACAGAAGAATCCATCCAGAGTTCTGTGATTACTAAACTGAAGGGTGTGACTGTCACTAACACGACAGAGTCTGGGCTACTGGTTTGGGGGCCTGAAGACTATGTAATTCCTCCTCAT GGTGATGCAGCACTATTCATTGTAACTCACTTTATAGAAACACCAAACCAGAAGCTGGACTTCTGTGCTGAG AGCTTCAATGTGTTGGACGGCCGCTGCAGCGAAGATGAGGACTGTGTGGAGGGAGAAACGGTTGTTGCCGGTAACG GTGTTATGAGTGGTCGCTGTTTAAAAAGGGATAGGAACTCTAATGGTACCTGTGAAATATATGGCTGGTGTCCTGTAGAGAGAAAGACCCAACCACA GGGCCCTATATTAAGAAAAGCAGAGAACTTCACTATTTACATAAAGAATTTCATCAGATTTCCAAAATTTTCTTTCTCAAA ATCCAATGTTCTGGACACATCTAACGATTCATATCTAAAAACATGTCTGTATGACGAGGTCCTCCACCCCTACTGCCCTATATTCCGCCTGGGAGACATTACAAACCGAACGGGACACAGCTTCCAAGACATGGCCTTGAGA GGTGGTTCAGTAGGCATTCTGATAGAGTGGAATTGTGACCTTGACAAGAGCTCCTCTAAATGCCATCCACGCTATCGTTTCACTCGCCTGGACATCAGTGCTTCCAGTGACTCCATTACATCAGGTTTCAACTTCAG ACATGCTCGCTATTACAAAAATGCTGCAGGGGAAAGCTACCGAACTCTATTCAAAGTGTACGGTGTCCGACTAGATATTATGGTGAATGGAAAG GCTGGGAAGTTCAGCATAATTCCTACGGTTATCAATATAGGCTCAGGAGTCGCTTTGATGGGTGCC GGAGTGTTCCTCTGTGACATGGTCCTGCTTTACCTCTTGAAGAAGAGTGAGTTCTACCGAGAGAGGAAGTTTGAAGTGCCTAG GAAAAATAAGAGTCTAAAAAACCATAACAAAATAGAGGACACAAAACGGCTGGAACAGCAACAGCTCACTGACCTATCACCAGAGACATAG